From the Gammaproteobacteria bacterium genome, the window TAGCCAGCGCAATGTATCTGCCTGATATGACAGCTACGGAATTAGTGCTTGCCATGCGCGATACCTCGGCCCTGCGCGAAATCCCCTTCATGCTGATTTCAAGTGAAACTCATTTCAGAACACTGGAACCCATCCGTCAAGCTGGAGTGGTGGCCATCCTTCCTAAACCATTTGGTCGAGAGGAATTACGTCGGGCATTGCGCGCCACCGTAGAATTATTGGATCCAAAAGAATTGGAACTAGAGCACATCGATCTCGACGATGTTCACGTCTTGCTGGTCGATGATAGTGGCACGGCGCGTAATTATGTCAAAAAAGTATTAGTTAATCTGGGCATTCGTCATGTAAGCACTGCGCAAAATGGACTCAAAGCAGCAGAAATGCTGAACAACACTGTTTTTGATCTGATTGTAACCGATTTGAATATGCCAGAAATGGATGGTTTGCAATTAGTCGAATATGTACGTCGTCGTTTACATAATTTAGAAGTGCCGATTATCATGGTAACCAGTGAGCAAGATGAAACTCGACTAGCTAATGTTGAACACTCAGGAGTTTCGGCGATCTGCGATAAACCATTCGATCCCCAAAGCGTGCGGGAAATGTTAGCTCGGGTAATGCGTCCATAAAACGGTTTTAACTTATTCTCCTACTAGCCAACGTACATTTGATTCAGCTTTATGTTCGGAAGAAAGCATGATTGCCAGTTCTTTACCCAGAATAACGAGGTCTTTTTCCAATAGCCACGGGGGATTATGCAGCAATAAGGCACTGCCATGAAATCGCCCCGCCACGTCCTCGGGCAGTATTCGTAATTCTATTAATAATAAACGACGTAGGCCGCTTTCTTTCAAGGCATCATGAAATTTAGCAATGGCGCGTCGCTCCTTGAGTGGATACCATGCCATCACGGTTCCTGTGGAAAATAATCGATGCGCCGTGGCCAGTGCCGTCAATAGATCTTTGAATTCACTGTTGCGTTCAAATGGAGGATCAATGAATAAAACTCCACGTCGTTCCGGGGGAGGAAGCCAAGGTTTGAGGGCCGCGTAGCCATCTCCAATCCGAACCTGTATTCGTAGGCCCTTACCCTCTTTTTTCATCGTTGTTTCCAATCTTTGTGCCTCTGAAAAACATGCTTCCAATAAAACCATGCGATCGATTGACCGCAGGCAGGCACG encodes:
- a CDS encoding Response regulator, translated to MANIEISDLSILLVEPSISQLKIIQRSLQGTGVRNVEGVNSGKKALEVLEKFQPDLVASAMYLPDMTATELVLAMRDTSALREIPFMLISSETHFRTLEPIRQAGVVAILPKPFGREELRRALRATVELLDPKELELEHIDLDDVHVLLVDDSGTARNYVKKVLVNLGIRHVSTAQNGLKAAEMLNNTVFDLIVTDLNMPEMDGLQLVEYVRRRLHNLEVPIIMVTSEQDETRLANVEHSGVSAICDKPFDPQSVREMLARVMRP
- the rlmJ gene encoding Ribosomal RNA large subunit methyltransferase J — protein: MNYRHSFHAGNFADVHKHAVLALLLRAMARKDNPFFYLETHAGAGRYDLHSSDADRTREWENGIGRLWARGIRNSSSQLAPYLAVVAALNPNGHLRHYPGSPLITRACLRSIDRMVLLEACFSEAQRLETTMKKEGKGLRIQVRIGDGYAALKPWLPPPERRGVLFIDPPFERNSEFKDLLTALATAHRLFSTGTVMAWYPLKERRAIAKFHDALKESGLRRLLLIELRILPEDVAGRFHGSALLLHNPPWLLEKDLVILGKELAIMLSSEHKAESNVRWLVGE